A single genomic interval of Psychroserpens sp. NJDZ02 harbors:
- a CDS encoding transglutaminase domain-containing protein, whose translation MKRTFCFTFFTVFFANSVFSQTEKIKELVKKTNELNLDMWDLTTYAEKNIKDKEELANFFYYWIGSNIQYDDDTFSKTISGELSHEEFWKLQDESVVYESRKGVCAGYANLYKWFLDWADIETVVISGHIRGLRNHYVELESDDNFRHAWNAIKLNDEWILIDTTWGTSKDEETSEFYFDIKPELSIITHYPEDSKWQLLKEPLTLAEFNKSQFVKPNWFMIGFTDTPKLMSDQEFYYFSFQDIPDNKWSVGLQLSSDNINFDGISDIKVIEQDGLIYFRFSKTQIPKTAFFKVNLVKFGYVGNEYMKTEHKDVINFRI comes from the coding sequence ATGAAACGAACTTTCTGCTTTACATTTTTCACAGTGTTTTTCGCTAATTCAGTTTTCTCTCAAACAGAAAAAATAAAAGAATTGGTTAAAAAAACGAATGAATTGAATCTTGATATGTGGGATTTGACAACTTATGCAGAAAAAAACATCAAAGACAAAGAAGAATTAGCTAATTTTTTTTACTATTGGATAGGTTCAAATATTCAATATGATGATGATACATTCTCAAAAACAATAAGCGGAGAATTAAGTCATGAGGAATTTTGGAAATTACAAGACGAATCTGTTGTTTATGAAAGTAGAAAAGGTGTCTGCGCTGGATATGCAAATTTATATAAATGGTTTTTGGATTGGGCAGATATAGAAACTGTCGTGATATCTGGTCATATTCGAGGTTTAAGAAATCATTACGTGGAATTGGAATCTGACGATAATTTCAGACACGCTTGGAATGCTATCAAATTAAATGACGAATGGATTCTGATAGATACAACTTGGGGAACTTCAAAAGACGAAGAAACCTCTGAATTCTATTTTGACATAAAACCTGAATTATCTATCATTACTCATTATCCTGAAGACAGTAAATGGCAATTACTAAAAGAACCTTTAACTCTTGCGGAATTCAACAAATCTCAATTTGTTAAACCAAATTGGTTTATGATTGGATTTACAGACACACCAAAATTAATGTCTGACCAAGAATTTTATTATTTTTCATTTCAAGATATTCCAGATAACAAATGGTCAGTTGGCTTACAATTAAGTTCTGACAATATTAATTTTGATGGAATAAGTGACATTAAGGTAATAGAACAAGACGGACTTATTTATTTTCGATTTAGTAAAACTCAAATACCTAAAACAGCCTTTTTTAAAGTGAACTTAGTAAAATTTGGATATGTTGGAAATGAATATATGAAAACTGAACATAAAGATGTTATTAACTTTAGAATATAA
- a CDS encoding integrase core domain-containing protein, translating to MYPIRALRYFVVFVYIASFFTNWSFPFAEQNPCYENAMAERVNGISEDELYLDQTIDSVAHEKKAAKNAINLYNDVRLHLSLDYKTPNMVYKLSA from the coding sequence GTGTACCCAATACGGGCTCTACGGTACTTTGTCGTTTTCGTTTATATAGCTTCCTTTTTCACTAATTGGTCGTTTCCCTTTGCTGAACAAAATCCTTGTTACGAAAATGCCATGGCAGAACGTGTAAATGGCATATCAGAAGATGAGTTATACTTAGACCAAACCATTGATAGTGTAGCACACGAAAAGAAAGCTGCAAAAAATGCAATTAATTTATACAACGACGTTAGATTACATTTATCTTTAGATTATAAAACACCTAATATGGTATATAAATTATCAGCTTAA
- a CDS encoding helix-turn-helix domain-containing protein — protein sequence MGRKVKYDYAFKLRCVKQVLKNHQTVEDVSKLYGCHHTTLHDWIRFYEKYGKKALLPRKTKVYSIPFKLKVLKAIDKDSLSFSQACLEFNIPTKSVIMKWQRNYKKEGIVGLNIKPRGKPKSMQFKRAKKKSNKPLTREEELLLENESLRAELDLLKKLQALIQQEQNKKQKP from the coding sequence ATGGGAAGAAAAGTCAAGTATGATTACGCATTTAAACTTCGATGTGTAAAGCAAGTTTTAAAAAATCACCAAACAGTTGAAGATGTGTCTAAGTTATATGGTTGTCATCATACAACCCTTCATGATTGGATTCGATTTTATGAAAAATATGGTAAAAAAGCACTATTACCAAGAAAAACCAAAGTGTATAGCATTCCTTTTAAACTTAAAGTTTTAAAAGCTATTGACAAAGATTCATTATCTTTCAGTCAAGCTTGTTTAGAATTTAATATTCCTACTAAATCTGTAATTATGAAGTGGCAACGTAATTATAAAAAAGAGGGTATTGTAGGCTTAAACATTAAACCTAGAGGTAAACCAAAATCTATGCAATTTAAGAGGGCTAAAAAAAAGTCTAATAAACCTTTAACAAGAGAAGAGGAACTTTTATTAGAAAATGAATCATTACGCGCAGAACTGGACTTGCTAAAAAAGTTACAGGCCTTAATTCAACAAGAGCAAAACAAAAAGCAAAAGCCATAA
- a CDS encoding IS3 family transposase — translation MTELRHKYDLVILLYHTNMARSSYYYHHKRRLLVDKYKEIKLLIHQIYHRHKGRYGYRRISLEINKIGTLINHKTVLKLMRELGLKSLVRAKRYKSYKGQIGETAPNILQRNFKAIRPNKKWATDITEFKVLGKKLYLSPIIDLFNREIISYQLSEKPDFKQVTIMLKKSFKKIPDQTNLILHSDQGWQYQMKQYRRLLTEKGITQSMSRKGNCLDNAVIENFFGILKSELFYINKYKSISQLKKEIKVYIKYYNNERIKQNLNGMSPIEYRANYYQN, via the coding sequence ATAACAGAATTAAGGCATAAGTATGATTTAGTTATTTTATTATATCATACGAACATGGCAAGAAGTAGTTATTATTATCATCATAAAAGAAGGCTTTTAGTTGATAAATATAAAGAGATAAAACTATTGATTCATCAAATATATCATCGTCACAAAGGAAGATATGGCTATAGAAGAATCTCTTTAGAAATCAACAAAATAGGCACTCTAATAAATCATAAAACAGTACTCAAGTTAATGCGTGAATTAGGTTTGAAAAGTTTAGTCAGAGCTAAAAGATACAAGTCTTATAAAGGGCAAATAGGAGAAACAGCTCCTAATATATTACAACGAAATTTTAAAGCTATTAGGCCAAATAAAAAATGGGCTACCGATATTACAGAATTTAAAGTTTTAGGAAAAAAACTATATCTATCTCCAATAATTGATCTCTTTAATAGAGAAATAATAAGTTATCAATTATCTGAAAAACCTGATTTTAAACAAGTAACTATTATGCTGAAAAAGTCTTTTAAGAAAATACCAGATCAAACAAATTTAATATTACATTCAGATCAAGGATGGCAGTATCAAATGAAACAGTATCGAAGATTATTAACAGAAAAAGGAATTACTCAGAGCATGTCTCGTAAAGGAAATTGTTTAGATAACGCTGTGATAGAAAATTTCTTCGGTATTCTAAAATCTGAATTGTTTTATATAAATAAATATAAGTCGATATCTCAGTTAAAAAAAGAGATTAAAGTGTATATAAAATATTATAACAATGAGAGAATTAAACAAAATTTAAATGGAATGAGCCCGATTGAATATCGAGCTAATTATTATCAAAATTAA
- a CDS encoding TonB-dependent receptor plug domain-containing protein: MSKSLKTTLFLIILLVYSVSVFAQNKTLPLLDVLSTIEYKYKVSFSYADKVIKGVMVDYNPKDNLTTTLTKLDSQTDLIFNRLDDHFITVSKNKNSFSFQKLEAVTISNYLTTGISKNNSGAIIITPKSFEILPGLIEPDILQTIQNLPGVLSVDETVSNINIRGGTHDQNLILYDGIKMYQSGHFFGLISAFNPYLTKRVAVTKNGTSAKFGDGVSSVVDMQLSDNTEDGFSAGIGINMITTDGFAIIPLAEKTQLQLTTRRSITDVLDTPTYNQYFKRVFQDSDVTNNDIATTTNQTFKFSDISLKFLHDFSPKDKLRFTLLNVFNQLDFEESSNTSDIDNIANQLKQQNRASALQYEHVWNNKLNTTIKGYYSNYDLRASDYDIVNNQRLIQENKIIDNGINMDAHYNFNKTLTANAGIQFKEIGISHLEEVSSPVFKRNIKNVLRTYSAYAETVFNSKNKNTQFKLGLRHNYFKKFNISITEPRVYISQRFLKAFRIELSGEHKSQSTSQLIDLQNDFLGIEKRRWVLANNNTIPIQKSKQVSFGVTYNKNKLLLSAEGYLKTVDGITSRSQGFQNQYQYIDALGQYNVKGVDLLINKQLDAFSTWVSYSYSHNNYTFSDLNNSAAFPSNFDIAHQINFGSTYNWQQLKLAFGVNWHSGKPFTQPDSTNPNTGNTINYQAPNSSRLQAYLRADLSATYQFKLGKNKAVVGASIWNILDQENILNTYYTIDNNQISKVKNVSLGITPNISFRVKF, translated from the coding sequence GTGAGTAAATCGTTAAAGACTACACTATTTCTTATTATATTATTAGTTTATAGCGTTTCTGTTTTTGCTCAAAACAAGACACTCCCCCTTTTAGATGTTTTGTCGACTATAGAATATAAATATAAAGTCAGTTTTTCTTATGCTGATAAGGTGATTAAAGGTGTTATGGTGGATTACAACCCAAAAGACAACCTTACCACTACTCTAACCAAACTAGACTCTCAAACTGACTTAATTTTTAATCGTTTAGACGATCATTTTATTACAGTCTCAAAAAATAAAAACAGCTTTTCTTTTCAAAAATTAGAAGCAGTTACTATTTCCAATTATCTAACGACCGGAATTAGTAAAAACAATTCTGGAGCTATTATAATTACACCAAAATCTTTCGAGATTTTACCAGGATTGATAGAACCCGATATTTTACAAACCATCCAAAACCTACCTGGTGTTTTAAGTGTAGACGAAACCGTATCCAATATTAATATACGGGGTGGCACACATGATCAAAATCTAATCTTATACGACGGTATAAAAATGTACCAATCAGGACATTTTTTTGGTTTAATCTCTGCTTTTAACCCCTACTTAACAAAACGTGTAGCGGTTACCAAAAATGGAACAAGTGCTAAGTTTGGAGACGGCGTCTCTAGTGTTGTTGATATGCAATTATCAGACAATACAGAAGACGGTTTTAGTGCTGGTATTGGAATAAACATGATAACCACAGATGGTTTTGCAATAATCCCTTTGGCCGAAAAAACGCAATTACAACTGACCACAAGACGGTCTATTACCGACGTTTTAGACACACCAACCTACAATCAATATTTTAAACGCGTCTTCCAAGATTCTGACGTCACTAATAACGACATTGCCACAACAACCAACCAAACGTTTAAGTTTAGTGATATTTCTTTAAAATTTTTACACGATTTCAGTCCCAAAGACAAACTTCGGTTTACTTTACTTAATGTTTTTAATCAGTTAGATTTTGAAGAGTCTTCCAACACTTCTGATATAGACAATATCGCTAATCAATTAAAACAACAAAATCGCGCATCCGCATTACAGTACGAACATGTTTGGAACAACAAATTAAATACCACTATAAAAGGGTATTATTCTAACTACGACTTACGCGCTTCAGACTATGACATTGTTAACAATCAACGATTAATACAAGAAAACAAAATCATTGATAATGGCATTAATATGGATGCCCATTACAATTTTAATAAAACGCTAACTGCTAATGCTGGGATACAGTTTAAAGAAATAGGCATCAGCCATCTAGAAGAAGTTAGTTCGCCTGTTTTTAAACGAAATATAAAAAATGTACTTCGGACGTATAGCGCTTACGCGGAAACAGTGTTTAATTCTAAAAATAAGAATACACAATTTAAATTAGGCTTGCGACACAATTATTTCAAAAAATTTAATATTTCAATAACCGAACCTCGCGTCTATATCAGTCAGCGTTTTTTAAAAGCATTTAGAATAGAATTATCTGGCGAGCATAAAAGCCAAAGCACCTCGCAGCTTATTGACTTACAAAATGATTTTTTAGGTATTGAAAAACGACGATGGGTATTAGCCAACAATAATACAATACCCATTCAAAAAAGTAAACAGGTCAGTTTTGGTGTCACCTATAATAAAAACAAGTTACTATTAAGTGCAGAAGGCTATTTAAAAACAGTAGATGGGATAACATCACGCAGTCAAGGCTTTCAAAATCAATACCAGTATATCGATGCTTTAGGACAGTATAACGTTAAAGGCGTAGATCTATTAATTAACAAACAGTTAGACGCCTTTAGCACATGGGTAAGCTATAGCTACAGTCACAATAACTACACGTTTAGTGACTTAAATAATAGTGCTGCTTTCCCAAGTAATTTTGATATTGCACATCAAATAAATTTTGGAAGCACCTATAACTGGCAACAATTAAAACTAGCTTTTGGTGTCAATTGGCATTCCGGAAAACCATTTACACAACCAGACAGTACTAATCCCAATACAGGAAACACTATTAATTATCAAGCCCCCAATAGTAGTCGCTTACAGGCCTATTTAAGAGCTGATTTATCGGCAACATATCAATTTAAACTTGGCAAAAACAAAGCTGTTGTTGGGGCTTCTATTTGGAACATTTTAGATCAAGAAAACATTTTAAACACCTACTATACTATAGATAACAATCAAATCTCTAAGGTTAAAAATGTGTCTTTAGGTATTACACCCAACATCAGTTTTAGAGTTAAATTTTAG
- a CDS encoding FecR family protein yields MNKDALILKWLDNNLSPQELEAFQALEEYDAITKLSNYTKDFKAPEFNTEVALQATLSKIESKPVAKNNWLTPFLKIAAILAICFSAYYYTTTLDTTITTQYAEKAQIVLPDQSKVNLNALSKITYNSKQWHANNRNITLEGEAFFNVKKGSTFNVTTATGIISVVGTEFNVKQRTNYFEVTCFEGVVNVDFNTKKTTLTAGDSFLIINGNLIERLQTKNQQPDWIHSVSSFISVPLSEVFAEFERQYNVKIEGNTIKKSTLFSGKFTHNDINIALQSITQPLQLQYKKVNNTIILTRE; encoded by the coding sequence ATGAATAAAGACGCATTAATATTAAAATGGTTAGATAATAACTTATCCCCTCAAGAGCTTGAAGCATTCCAAGCTTTAGAGGAGTATGACGCTATTACAAAACTATCTAATTATACAAAAGATTTTAAAGCACCCGAATTTAATACCGAAGTGGCGTTGCAAGCTACATTATCTAAAATTGAAAGTAAACCAGTGGCTAAAAACAACTGGCTAACACCTTTTCTAAAAATAGCTGCCATACTAGCAATATGTTTTAGTGCGTATTATTACACGACAACTTTAGACACAACCATTACGACGCAATACGCAGAAAAAGCACAAATTGTACTTCCGGACCAGTCTAAAGTAAATTTAAATGCTTTATCCAAAATCACTTATAATAGTAAGCAATGGCATGCTAATAACCGTAACATTACCCTTGAGGGCGAAGCCTTTTTTAATGTAAAAAAAGGAAGCACGTTTAATGTTACTACAGCAACAGGGATTATAAGTGTTGTTGGCACAGAATTTAATGTCAAACAACGTACAAATTATTTTGAAGTGACTTGCTTTGAAGGTGTAGTCAATGTGGATTTTAATACAAAAAAAACAACCTTAACAGCTGGTGATTCTTTTTTAATTATTAATGGTAATCTAATAGAGCGTTTACAAACTAAAAACCAACAACCTGATTGGATACATAGTGTCAGTAGTTTTATTAGTGTACCTTTAAGCGAAGTATTTGCTGAATTTGAAAGACAATATAATGTCAAAATAGAAGGTAATACTATTAAAAAAAGCACATTGTTTTCTGGTAAGTTTACGCATAATGATATTAATATAGCATTACAATCAATTACACAGCCACTACAATTACAATATAAAAAAGTTAACAACACTATTATTTTAACGCGTGAGTAA
- a CDS encoding RNA polymerase sigma factor: protein MSKNLHKDICDKSRFEALFKQHAKNLHDFLYYKFGELLNPEDKAQEAFIKLWENCKKVTPNKAKSFLFTIANNLMLNEVAHQKVVLKHQKTIPSQQTNLSPEFLMEEDEYRQKLEKAISNLTEAQRVAFLMNRVEGKRFKEIATLLGISTKAVEKRIYGALKKLRLDIEEL from the coding sequence ATGTCAAAAAATTTACATAAAGATATTTGCGATAAATCAAGATTTGAAGCGCTATTTAAACAGCATGCAAAAAACCTACATGACTTTTTGTATTACAAGTTTGGTGAACTTTTAAATCCTGAAGATAAAGCACAAGAAGCATTTATTAAATTATGGGAAAATTGTAAAAAAGTAACGCCCAATAAAGCAAAAAGCTTCTTATTTACAATCGCTAATAATCTAATGTTAAACGAGGTCGCACATCAAAAAGTAGTGTTAAAACATCAAAAAACAATACCCTCCCAACAGACTAATCTATCTCCTGAATTTTTAATGGAAGAGGATGAATACCGACAAAAACTTGAAAAAGCAATATCTAATCTTACCGAAGCACAACGCGTTGCTTTTTTAATGAATCGTGTAGAAGGTAAACGTTTTAAAGAAATAGCAACCCTTTTAGGTATTAGTACAAAAGCAGTAGAAAAACGTATATATGGTGCTTTAAAAAAATTAAGGCTAGATATAGAAGAATTATAA